The proteins below are encoded in one region of Alistipes indistinctus YIT 12060:
- the rlmH gene encoding 23S rRNA (pseudouridine(1915)-N(3))-methyltransferase RlmH: MNIDLIVVGKTDSPQIEALLADYLKRLNYYAKVTLIVLPDPKNRKTVSAESQKRQEGEALLRRFGDGDGVVLLDERGEQMRSVDFSAWVQKRMNSGLKRLCFVIGGPYGFSKEVYARADAKISLSAMTFSHQMIRVLFAEQLYRAFTILNNEPYHHE; the protein is encoded by the coding sequence ATGAACATCGACCTGATTGTCGTCGGCAAAACCGACTCGCCGCAAATCGAGGCGTTACTGGCAGACTACCTCAAACGACTGAATTATTACGCCAAAGTTACCTTGATCGTCCTGCCTGATCCGAAGAACCGCAAAACGGTCTCGGCTGAAAGCCAGAAGAGGCAGGAGGGCGAGGCGCTGTTGCGCCGTTTCGGCGACGGAGACGGGGTCGTGTTGTTGGACGAGCGCGGCGAACAGATGCGGTCAGTCGATTTCTCCGCCTGGGTGCAGAAACGGATGAACAGCGGCCTGAAACGGCTCTGCTTCGTGATCGGCGGACCTTATGGCTTTTCCAAAGAGGTATATGCCCGCGCCGATGCGAAGATTTCACTGTCAGCGATGACCTTTTCACACCAGATGATCCGCGTGTTGTTTGCGGAGCAGCTTTACAGGGCTTTTACCATCCTGAACAACGAACCGTACCACCACGAGTAA